One Gimesia aquarii DNA segment encodes these proteins:
- the ispG gene encoding (E)-4-hydroxy-3-methylbut-2-enyl-diphosphate synthase: MQLPRNPTRAVKIGAITIGNENPIAVQSMTATKTSNIDATVAQIHSLEEAGADIVRIAVDNKREAAALIEIRKQTTVPLSVDLQENYRLAEVIAPYVNKLRYNPGHLYHHEPEKPWQKKVEFIAEVAKDNDCAIRVGVNCGSVDPAKLEKYDPDDSISPMLESAFDHCELLESIDFTRFCVSLKDSDPAKVIEVNTRFATKRPDIPLHLGVTEAGMPPDGIIKTRMAFEQLISKGIGDTIRVSLTVPNDRKGEEIEAGRTILEDIAAGRVRTVVNFAQEGINIISCPSCSRVENEVFVDLAADVKKMTEYAKEHKITIAVMGCRVNGPGETDDADLGLWCGPNYVNLKKRSESLGRYSYDDILPRLKGELDLLIEQQSAKI; this comes from the coding sequence TTGCAGTTACCACGAAATCCAACAAGAGCAGTGAAAATTGGTGCCATTACGATTGGAAACGAGAATCCCATTGCCGTTCAAAGTATGACCGCCACGAAAACTAGCAACATTGATGCAACCGTTGCCCAGATTCATTCACTGGAAGAAGCAGGAGCTGATATTGTACGAATTGCTGTCGATAATAAACGAGAAGCAGCCGCACTCATCGAAATTCGAAAACAGACGACTGTTCCACTATCTGTAGACCTACAGGAAAACTACCGATTGGCGGAAGTCATCGCGCCATATGTAAACAAACTGCGTTACAACCCGGGACATCTTTATCATCATGAGCCAGAAAAACCCTGGCAAAAGAAAGTGGAATTTATCGCAGAAGTTGCAAAAGACAATGATTGCGCGATCCGCGTTGGCGTAAACTGTGGTTCAGTCGATCCGGCAAAACTCGAAAAGTATGATCCTGATGACTCTATCTCTCCCATGCTGGAAAGTGCTTTCGATCATTGCGAACTTCTGGAATCAATTGATTTCACCCGGTTTTGTGTCTCTCTAAAAGATTCAGATCCAGCAAAAGTAATTGAAGTGAATACGCGGTTTGCCACAAAACGTCCTGATATCCCACTGCACTTGGGCGTGACGGAAGCCGGCATGCCTCCAGATGGAATCATAAAAACGAGAATGGCCTTCGAACAACTAATCAGTAAAGGCATTGGGGATACAATTCGCGTTTCCTTAACCGTTCCCAATGATCGAAAAGGAGAAGAAATCGAAGCTGGGCGCACTATTCTGGAAGATATTGCTGCCGGACGCGTACGAACGGTTGTTAATTTTGCTCAAGAGGGCATTAATATCATCAGCTGTCCCAGTTGCTCTCGTGTGGAAAACGAGGTGTTTGTTGATTTGGCAGCGGATGTCAAAAAAATGACTGAATATGCCAAAGAGCATAAAATTACAATTGCAGTCATGGGTTGTCGAGTGAATGGTCCTGGAGAAACAGATGATGCAGACCTCGGCCTTTGGTGTGGTCCTAATTATGTCAATCTAAAGAAAAGAAGCGAATCTTTAGGCCGATATTCCTATGATGATATATTACCTCGCCTCAAAGGTGAATTGGATTTACTCATCGAACAGCAATCGGCAAAAATTTAA
- the zwf gene encoding glucose-6-phosphate dehydrogenase: MANSNPSIDLTTATILIFGASGDLTARKLIPALYDLWSEGFLSADLPIIGLARRSKTDEQFRDEQRDTVSKFTRTDTVTDEKWTAFSKRLFYREIDITAESDHAKLKTSIEAVEREVLGDIITKRVAYLATAPSLFYPAVNALSQAQMVPRNSEEEWLRVVIEKPFGHDLQSAQELSQQLSELLGEDQIYRIDHYLGKETVQNILLFRLSNSIFEPLLNRNHVDHVQITVAESQGIEHGRGGYYDRSGALRDVLQNHVLQLLCLIAMEPPALFSGEEIRDEKLKVLKTLSPGTKGDISEWAVSGQYTAGQSFGQAVPGYREEERVPADSHRETFVAMEVMVENWRWEGVPFYLRTGKRMPERVSEIAIQFKHPPMNLFTTVECDGDICSLVERKPNELIFRIQPKESISMKFSTKRPGMQYQIQPVEMDFAFEDAYHKSLPEAYERLLMDVLRGDSTLFTRSDELEAAWKFVTPVLEEWEKTGQTPEPYYAGTWGPSSAMALLNKSKRSWRTPSATEKE; encoded by the coding sequence ATGGCCAATTCTAATCCTTCTATCGATTTGACAACTGCAACCATTCTGATTTTTGGCGCCTCTGGTGATTTGACAGCCCGGAAATTAATTCCCGCATTGTATGACCTCTGGAGTGAAGGATTTCTTTCAGCAGATCTTCCCATCATAGGCTTGGCGCGACGGTCAAAGACAGACGAACAATTTCGAGACGAGCAGCGCGATACAGTTTCGAAATTTACACGTACGGACACTGTGACAGATGAAAAATGGACTGCATTTTCCAAGCGGCTCTTCTACCGTGAAATTGATATCACAGCTGAAAGTGATCATGCGAAACTGAAAACTTCAATAGAAGCAGTTGAACGTGAAGTACTCGGCGACATCATCACCAAACGTGTCGCTTATCTGGCAACAGCACCTTCTTTATTTTATCCAGCCGTTAATGCATTATCCCAAGCGCAGATGGTGCCACGCAATTCAGAAGAAGAGTGGTTACGAGTGGTCATAGAAAAACCATTTGGCCATGATCTACAGTCTGCACAAGAACTGAGCCAGCAATTAAGTGAACTACTGGGTGAAGACCAGATCTATCGAATTGACCATTATTTAGGCAAAGAAACCGTTCAGAATATTCTGCTGTTCCGATTGAGCAATTCGATTTTTGAACCCTTGTTAAATCGTAATCACGTTGATCATGTACAAATCACAGTTGCAGAATCACAGGGAATTGAGCACGGGCGGGGCGGCTATTATGACCGTTCGGGAGCATTACGAGACGTGTTACAAAATCATGTTCTACAACTTTTATGCTTAATTGCCATGGAGCCTCCCGCGCTTTTCAGTGGAGAGGAAATTCGTGATGAAAAACTGAAAGTCTTGAAAACGCTCTCACCAGGAACTAAAGGTGATATTTCGGAATGGGCTGTCTCCGGTCAATATACAGCAGGGCAATCGTTTGGACAGGCAGTCCCAGGGTATCGGGAAGAAGAGCGCGTGCCTGCTGACTCTCACCGAGAAACGTTTGTTGCAATGGAAGTAATGGTCGAAAACTGGCGGTGGGAAGGGGTTCCCTTTTACTTGCGGACGGGTAAGAGAATGCCTGAGCGAGTCAGTGAAATTGCCATTCAATTTAAGCACCCACCAATGAACCTCTTTACGACCGTAGAATGCGATGGTGATATCTGCTCGCTGGTTGAACGTAAACCGAATGAACTCATTTTCCGCATTCAGCCTAAAGAATCGATTTCCATGAAGTTCTCGACAAAACGTCCTGGTATGCAATATCAGATTCAACCCGTCGAAATGGATTTTGCATTTGAAGACGCCTATCACAAAAGCTTGCCTGAGGCATACGAACGGTTATTGATGGATGTGCTACGTGGCGATTCCACTCTTTTTACTCGGAGTGATGAACTGGAAGCTGCCTGGAAATTCGTGACGCCGGTTCTGGAAGAGTGGGAAAAGACGGGCCAAACTCCTGAGCCTTATTATGCGGGAACCTGGGGACCTTCGAGTGCGATGGCACTTTTGAATAAATCAAAACGCAGTTGGCGCACACCGTCGGCTACTGAAAAAGAATGA
- a CDS encoding VanZ family protein, with product MNRYQALIRTAVILYWVLLFTATHIPLKKGTLPQGTDVPLHFLAYAGLSFLLTWWLSLKWDKLTFKRLFAVFVGVSLFGVVDELLQGISVLKRQPSLDDWVADTVGALLGILLFLLIQKPLQRLLNRSQTHDVN from the coding sequence ATGAATCGTTATCAAGCGTTGATCCGCACTGCGGTCATCCTTTATTGGGTCCTGTTATTTACGGCGACTCATATCCCGTTAAAAAAAGGGACACTCCCCCAGGGAACCGATGTACCATTGCACTTTCTTGCTTATGCAGGTCTTTCATTTCTGCTGACATGGTGGTTGTCGCTCAAATGGGACAAGCTGACATTCAAACGATTATTCGCTGTATTTGTGGGAGTCAGTCTGTTCGGAGTCGTAGATGAGTTACTACAGGGGATTTCGGTGTTAAAACGTCAGCCAAGTTTAGATGATTGGGTGGCTGATACTGTGGGGGCACTGTTAGGAATATTGCTCTTTCTGCTAATTCAAAAACCTTTGCAGCGGCTCTTGAATCGTTCTCAAACCCATGATGTAAACTAG
- a CDS encoding pyridoxal phosphate-dependent aminotransferase, with the protein MALSLSDFAQSLTVETAFSVLAVAKQLKAEGKDVVELEVGDSPFDSTASAKSTGIEAIQNNQSHYCASPGIPEFRKAAADFVSREFQVAAKPENIVVGPGAKVFEQFFCEAFLNPGDGVLVFSPYFPTYLPNIERRGARMVLSDLKQSNDFRPDLADIEKFLSDDPAPKAIFLNSPHNPTGGVIEESDLKAIADLIRGKNIAVFSDEPYCHMVWQGKHHSILAQPGMMDQCVSAYTFSKSYSMSGWRLGFCVASEEVATSIGKMVNTTLSCTPPLVQLAGAAALNCDSEERDEVMLKFREKVVLLTDKLNQIDDFHALDPNATFYVFVNVAPVCNRLGMTSHGLALYLLEGADDEFGIACLGGECFGEAGHGFLRFSCAEPNDRLEKAIDFIPEAISRTERIASYLEANPAARLQSPYAV; encoded by the coding sequence GTGGCTCTATCATTAAGCGATTTTGCTCAGTCTCTTACCGTCGAAACAGCTTTTAGTGTCTTGGCTGTTGCAAAGCAGTTAAAAGCAGAAGGCAAAGATGTTGTCGAGTTGGAAGTGGGAGACAGTCCTTTTGACAGTACCGCCTCTGCAAAATCAACAGGTATTGAAGCGATTCAAAATAACCAGTCACATTATTGTGCTTCTCCTGGAATTCCCGAATTCCGTAAGGCGGCTGCCGATTTTGTCTCGCGTGAATTTCAGGTAGCCGCGAAACCGGAGAATATAGTTGTTGGACCTGGTGCCAAAGTTTTTGAGCAATTCTTTTGTGAAGCCTTTTTGAACCCCGGCGATGGCGTACTCGTTTTTAGCCCCTATTTCCCGACTTACTTGCCAAACATTGAACGTCGCGGCGCACGTATGGTTCTGTCGGATCTGAAGCAGTCGAATGATTTCCGTCCTGATCTTGCCGATATTGAAAAATTCTTGTCTGATGATCCTGCTCCGAAAGCCATCTTCCTGAACTCGCCTCATAATCCTACTGGAGGGGTGATTGAAGAATCCGATCTGAAAGCAATTGCCGATTTAATCCGTGGAAAAAATATTGCTGTGTTTAGCGATGAACCATATTGTCATATGGTCTGGCAAGGAAAACATCACTCTATTCTGGCTCAACCAGGAATGATGGATCAATGTGTTTCCGCATATACTTTCAGCAAATCGTATAGTATGAGTGGCTGGCGATTAGGATTTTGTGTGGCTTCGGAAGAGGTTGCTACATCCATTGGTAAAATGGTCAACACCACACTTTCGTGTACACCTCCTTTGGTGCAACTTGCTGGTGCAGCCGCGTTGAACTGTGATTCCGAAGAGCGTGATGAAGTCATGTTGAAATTCAGAGAGAAGGTTGTCCTGCTAACGGATAAATTGAATCAGATCGATGATTTTCATGCCCTTGATCCCAATGCAACATTTTATGTCTTTGTGAATGTGGCCCCTGTCTGTAACAGATTGGGCATGACAAGTCACGGGCTGGCACTTTACTTATTAGAAGGTGCCGATGACGAGTTCGGCATTGCTTGTCTGGGGGGTGAATGTTTTGGAGAAGCTGGACATGGATTTTTGCGTTTCAGTTGTGCAGAACCGAATGATCGACTGGAAAAAGCAATCGATTTCATCCCGGAAGCCATTTCCAGAACAGAGCGTATAGCCAGCTATTTGGAAGCGAATCCAGCAGCCAGGTTGCAGTCGCCGTACGCGGTTTAA
- a CDS encoding methylated-DNA--[protein]-cysteine S-methyltransferase → MGQRTVSVPKSISKTAKKGTSNESFSLKLSIFSTEIGWCGLMGNSEGVERLLMGHHSAADVRQAAKQVFEEDHNDSINNFEETNWFPDLSERLQDYYQGAVVEFRDVKVSLPHMTKFQARVIRELKKIGYGKQITYGELATKAGAPRAARAVGTVMSTNRIPIIIPCHRVVASGGKLGGFSSPQGTSLKQHLLTLESEAIQ, encoded by the coding sequence ATGGGTCAAAGAACTGTTTCAGTTCCCAAATCGATTTCTAAAACAGCAAAGAAAGGCACTTCTAATGAGTCATTTTCATTAAAATTATCGATTTTTTCCACGGAAATCGGTTGGTGTGGACTCATGGGAAATTCCGAGGGCGTAGAAAGACTATTGATGGGACACCACTCCGCCGCCGACGTTCGCCAGGCAGCAAAGCAAGTCTTTGAAGAAGACCATAACGACTCAATCAATAATTTCGAGGAAACAAATTGGTTTCCAGATTTGTCAGAGAGACTCCAAGATTATTATCAAGGCGCGGTTGTCGAATTTCGGGACGTCAAAGTCAGTCTACCTCACATGACAAAATTTCAGGCACGCGTCATACGAGAACTTAAAAAAATAGGTTATGGAAAACAGATCACCTACGGAGAACTCGCCACCAAAGCAGGTGCACCTCGCGCCGCGCGTGCTGTGGGAACCGTAATGTCCACGAATCGAATTCCGATTATTATTCCCTGTCACCGTGTGGTCGCTTCAGGTGGAAAATTGGGAGGGTTTTCTTCACCTCAGGGAACATCGCTCAAACAGCACTTGCTCACACTGGAGTCAGAGGCGATTCAGTAG
- a CDS encoding YHS domain-containing protein → MKLTPFVMTVALLASIVLTAVSIEAKEEQVADKAPVALNGNCAVCLVKSQKMIKGKPEHAVVYDGRTYLFPNEEIKKMFAAKPEKFVPALNGDCSVCFAHHDGVRNPGKVDHVSFYQGRAFLFPNQQIKSIFDQSPQKYADVDLAHNGKCIVCKIDGGKDVPGKPEFTAIYHGMRYQFPSESVKQKFQANPAKYVSQKEGGQKTSSTNAIGSQLVSINGTTGCAACEYGVHPKKDPKELGLAIKSNDGKVYVIEGAHASYPDLYKSRFQSMKVSVKGKPIANQGKFVWLEPQSIEKIQ, encoded by the coding sequence ATGAAGTTGACACCATTTGTAATGACGGTTGCGTTATTAGCATCCATTGTCTTAACAGCCGTTTCAATTGAAGCAAAAGAGGAACAAGTAGCTGATAAAGCCCCAGTGGCACTTAATGGAAATTGTGCTGTTTGTCTGGTTAAAAGTCAAAAAATGATCAAAGGGAAACCAGAGCATGCTGTGGTCTATGATGGTCGGACTTATCTGTTTCCGAATGAGGAAATAAAAAAAATGTTCGCAGCCAAACCAGAAAAATTTGTCCCTGCGTTAAATGGTGATTGCTCTGTCTGTTTCGCTCATCATGACGGTGTTCGCAACCCTGGTAAGGTGGATCATGTGAGTTTTTATCAAGGACGAGCGTTTTTATTCCCCAATCAGCAGATCAAATCGATATTTGATCAATCGCCACAGAAGTATGCTGATGTTGACCTAGCACACAATGGAAAATGTATTGTCTGCAAAATCGATGGAGGAAAAGACGTTCCAGGCAAACCAGAATTCACCGCCATTTACCATGGTATGCGTTACCAGTTTCCCAGTGAAAGTGTTAAGCAAAAATTCCAGGCCAACCCTGCTAAATACGTATCTCAAAAAGAGGGTGGCCAGAAAACGAGTAGTACAAACGCAATCGGATCTCAATTGGTTTCGATCAATGGCACAACAGGTTGTGCTGCTTGTGAATACGGGGTCCATCCTAAAAAGGACCCCAAAGAGCTAGGACTCGCAATTAAGAGTAACGATGGAAAAGTCTATGTGATCGAAGGAGCACATGCTTCGTATCCTGACCTTTATAAGAGCCGGTTCCAAAGCATGAAAGTGAGTGTGAAAGGGAAACCAATTGCGAATCAAGGCAAGTTTGTCTGGCTCGAACCACAGTCGATTGAAAAGATTCAGTAA
- a CDS encoding DUF255 domain-containing protein has product MRVPSLIAVTLSFILITFFTQYVQGEEIKWQTNLKRAAQQARVEEKAMLIQIGASWCGFCHKMERETYRNQKVIKHVNSCFIPIRVDADQNTELVEAIGVAGLPTTVIITPQLKIVKKISGYVAAGEMTGHLNKVCLANHERKVPVRTTEKIQKMSQKQVVSQFAFKNVCLVSMLDDQRLVEGIPNFTSEYKQRKVCFASAANKKKFDSNPDRYWPAFEGNCRVSQLEKSQLVEGDPHVGGVYREKLVFFTSADQRDRFSANPAGYLLHP; this is encoded by the coding sequence GTGCGTGTACCAAGTTTAATCGCTGTAACACTCAGCTTCATACTTATAACATTTTTCACCCAGTATGTTCAGGGTGAAGAAATCAAGTGGCAAACCAATTTGAAACGAGCTGCTCAACAGGCTCGTGTTGAAGAAAAAGCCATGCTCATTCAAATTGGAGCATCCTGGTGTGGATTTTGTCACAAGATGGAGAGAGAGACTTATCGGAATCAGAAAGTGATAAAACATGTCAATTCCTGTTTTATTCCGATTCGAGTCGATGCTGACCAGAATACAGAGTTAGTTGAAGCCATCGGTGTAGCAGGGCTACCAACGACTGTTATCATTACGCCTCAACTAAAAATTGTGAAGAAGATTTCTGGCTACGTTGCTGCTGGAGAAATGACAGGGCATCTCAACAAAGTATGTCTTGCTAATCATGAACGTAAAGTACCAGTTCGTACTACCGAAAAGATTCAGAAAATGAGTCAGAAACAGGTGGTCTCTCAATTTGCATTCAAGAATGTTTGCCTGGTGAGTATGTTGGATGATCAACGGCTTGTTGAAGGTATTCCAAATTTTACTTCTGAATATAAGCAACGGAAGGTCTGTTTCGCTTCCGCAGCGAACAAAAAGAAGTTCGACTCAAATCCGGATCGATACTGGCCTGCCTTTGAAGGAAACTGCCGTGTCTCACAATTGGAAAAAAGCCAATTAGTGGAAGGTGATCCACATGTCGGTGGGGTCTATCGAGAGAAACTCGTGTTTTTTACCTCTGCTGATCAGCGGGATCGGTTTTCTGCCAACCCGGCAGGATACCTTTTACACCCATAA
- a CDS encoding DUF692 domain-containing protein has product MLKPRLGHDNLGLGVGLRTVHFAHILEHQPEVDWFEIISENFMDSGGRPRAVLEQIAERYPIVMHGVSLSIGSTDPLNRDYLKKLKSLAESVNAHWVSDHVCWTGVAGRNTHDLLPIPYNESTLSHLVKRIRTVQEILERPLVLENPSSYLEFRDSTMSESEFVCRMAEEAECGLLLDVNNVYVSSVNHEFDPIKYVEAVPAKRVVQCHLAGHTNCGTHLIDTHDGKVIDPVWELFQLLHQRTGGVSTLLEWDADIPPFPVVHEEVLKAKNYMDENLSSFEKGSTEEMVTNTTSKAIPHPASFITAEVE; this is encoded by the coding sequence ATGTTAAAACCACGTCTAGGACACGACAATCTGGGTTTGGGAGTCGGACTGCGAACCGTACACTTCGCCCATATTCTGGAACACCAGCCAGAAGTAGACTGGTTTGAGATCATCTCAGAAAATTTCATGGACTCTGGGGGAAGACCGCGGGCTGTGCTGGAGCAGATCGCGGAGCGTTATCCTATTGTGATGCACGGTGTCTCACTTTCAATTGGAAGCACCGATCCTCTCAATCGCGATTACCTGAAAAAACTGAAATCTCTAGCAGAATCAGTCAACGCTCACTGGGTTTCGGATCATGTCTGTTGGACTGGTGTTGCAGGCCGTAATACACATGATCTGCTGCCAATCCCCTACAATGAAAGTACGCTTTCGCATCTCGTTAAACGAATTCGAACCGTTCAGGAAATTTTGGAACGTCCACTTGTTCTGGAAAATCCTAGTAGTTATCTGGAATTTAGAGACTCAACAATGAGTGAGTCTGAATTTGTTTGTCGGATGGCAGAAGAAGCGGAATGTGGCTTATTGCTGGATGTGAATAATGTGTATGTCTCCAGCGTGAATCATGAATTCGATCCTATAAAATATGTTGAAGCAGTTCCCGCGAAACGAGTTGTACAATGCCACCTGGCAGGACATACCAACTGTGGAACCCACTTAATTGATACACATGACGGCAAGGTAATTGATCCCGTCTGGGAGTTATTTCAGTTATTACACCAGAGAACTGGAGGAGTTTCCACATTGTTAGAGTGGGATGCCGATATTCCACCATTTCCTGTTGTGCATGAGGAAGTTCTGAAAGCCAAAAATTACATGGATGAGAATTTGAGCTCGTTCGAAAAAGGAAGTACAGAAGAAATGGTTACGAACACAACCTCAAAGGCGATCCCTCACCCGGCATCATTCATTACGGCTGAAGTGGAATGA
- a CDS encoding DNA-binding domain-containing protein, translated as MSNESRNLDQIQRWMQTVISWPTGVEAGIASEEAQNKIPLESNELETVITASSQLTSLERMGIYANAYYARLLECLSEEFPALVCAMGKTAFGAFSMEFLQKYPPTSYTLSELGAHFPQFLRETKPTSEDGEFNWTDFLIEIAMLERVYSEVFDGPGIERETPLTTEALNSIEPEAWPEVRLQMAPCFRLLQFQFPVHEYISSARQGNSPPIPEQQITYLAITRRNFIVRRESISQSEYFLLSKLNQGLKVGDVITQFAESGLMEPGQLDSKLHDWFRHWMASGFFIDFCDA; from the coding sequence ATGAGTAACGAATCGCGTAATCTGGATCAAATTCAACGTTGGATGCAAACCGTTATCAGTTGGCCGACCGGTGTCGAAGCTGGCATCGCTTCTGAAGAGGCACAAAATAAGATTCCATTGGAAAGTAATGAGCTGGAAACAGTGATTACCGCTTCCAGCCAACTGACTAGTCTGGAGCGGATGGGTATCTATGCCAATGCGTATTATGCGCGTCTACTGGAATGCTTAAGCGAAGAATTTCCCGCTCTGGTTTGTGCAATGGGAAAAACGGCCTTTGGTGCCTTCTCGATGGAGTTCCTTCAGAAATACCCACCAACCAGTTATACGCTCAGTGAATTGGGAGCTCATTTTCCTCAGTTTTTAAGAGAAACCAAGCCAACTTCCGAGGATGGTGAATTCAACTGGACCGACTTTTTGATTGAAATCGCCATGTTGGAACGCGTTTATAGCGAAGTATTTGATGGCCCGGGCATCGAAAGAGAAACGCCGCTCACTACAGAGGCTTTAAATTCGATAGAGCCAGAAGCCTGGCCTGAAGTTCGCCTTCAAATGGCTCCCTGTTTTCGTTTACTTCAATTTCAGTTCCCCGTTCATGAGTATATTTCCAGCGCACGACAGGGAAATTCACCTCCCATTCCAGAACAGCAAATCACCTATCTCGCGATTACACGCAGAAACTTCATTGTCCGTCGGGAATCTATTTCTCAGTCGGAATACTTCCTGTTATCAAAGCTCAATCAAGGCTTAAAAGTAGGAGATGTGATCACTCAATTTGCTGAGTCAGGCCTCATGGAACCAGGTCAGTTGGATTCAAAACTCCATGACTGGTTCAGACACTGGATGGCTTCTGGTTTCTTTATCGATTTCTGTGATGCGTGA
- a CDS encoding peptidoglycan recognition family protein, translating into MCCVAMLPALEIAGCTQQTSLPPVTINGPAQQPQYPAQVSKPAPNTPLFITPPTMALEPQNPWKPEVETRDWEYIVIHHTASSTGSVESIHELHSKKKDKSGNAWLGIGYHFVIGNGNGMPDGAIESTFRWREQMHGAHAGNNEYNQKGIGVCLVGNFENEPPTEAQLAAVKKLVGVLKTEYHISSENVQGHRDVKATACPGKYFPMSEVAAAIDLPVYGSIPPKTPNPHTKVQLAQE; encoded by the coding sequence ATGTGTTGCGTTGCAATGTTGCCGGCCTTAGAGATCGCAGGATGTACCCAGCAAACATCCTTGCCTCCTGTGACCATTAACGGACCTGCTCAGCAACCACAATATCCAGCTCAGGTTTCCAAACCAGCTCCCAATACGCCGTTGTTTATCACACCACCAACAATGGCACTTGAACCACAAAATCCCTGGAAACCTGAAGTTGAAACACGTGACTGGGAATATATCGTAATTCATCACACCGCTTCATCAACTGGAAGCGTTGAAAGTATTCACGAGCTTCATAGCAAGAAAAAAGATAAATCCGGCAATGCTTGGCTGGGCATTGGCTATCACTTCGTCATTGGAAATGGGAACGGCATGCCCGACGGTGCAATTGAATCGACATTCCGCTGGCGCGAGCAGATGCATGGTGCGCATGCCGGAAATAATGAATACAATCAGAAAGGGATTGGCGTTTGTCTGGTAGGAAATTTCGAAAATGAACCTCCTACGGAAGCACAATTGGCAGCTGTTAAGAAACTGGTTGGAGTTCTAAAAACCGAATATCACATTTCCAGTGAAAACGTACAAGGGCACCGCGATGTCAAAGCGACAGCCTGTCCCGGAAAATACTTCCCCATGAGCGAAGTGGCAGCTGCCATTGATCTCCCTGTATATGGATCCATTCCACCAAAAACCCCAAATCCACACACAAAAGTTCAACTTGCTCAGGAATAA
- a CDS encoding alpha/beta hydrolase, with translation MDYTQRLKWIKNVFNGERVAFTPPLPVDRMSENDNQSNVIVRLPIKHVALFRPEHYEPEYAYPLVIWLHPDGGSEQDLHEIMPQISLRNYLGLSFRAPAIDPAAPTNGYHWPDSHLFVKQFGKHVRNTVRELQKILNIHTGRIYLAGTGTGCSVATKLLIQTPRFYAGAALLNGQFNKSDFRSEAPCNLKGNRILLDQNITHNSKDQFSPQRVTRMWETTGAETHLLNSFQPDLNDKTALLPFLNRWIMEGISTARLV, from the coding sequence ATGGATTATACGCAACGTCTTAAATGGATTAAAAATGTGTTCAATGGAGAGAGAGTCGCATTCACGCCTCCTCTTCCTGTTGACAGAATGTCTGAAAATGACAATCAGTCGAATGTGATAGTCAGGTTACCGATTAAGCATGTCGCCCTGTTTCGTCCAGAACATTACGAGCCTGAATATGCCTATCCTTTGGTCATCTGGTTACATCCTGATGGTGGTTCTGAACAGGATCTGCATGAAATCATGCCGCAAATCAGTCTCCGAAATTATTTAGGGCTCTCATTTCGCGCCCCCGCAATTGACCCTGCTGCGCCCACTAATGGCTATCACTGGCCCGACAGTCACCTGTTTGTGAAGCAGTTTGGTAAGCATGTCCGAAACACAGTCCGCGAGCTGCAAAAAATTCTTAACATCCACACAGGACGAATTTATCTGGCTGGAACTGGCACAGGCTGTTCTGTCGCCACAAAACTACTCATTCAAACTCCCCGTTTCTATGCAGGAGCGGCTTTACTCAATGGGCAATTCAATAAGAGCGATTTCCGAAGCGAGGCTCCTTGTAACTTGAAAGGCAATCGGATTCTTCTGGACCAAAATATCACTCACAATTCCAAGGACCAATTTTCGCCCCAGAGGGTTACTCGTATGTGGGAAACAACGGGTGCGGAAACTCATCTCCTGAATTCTTTTCAGCCTGATCTAAACGACAAAACAGCTTTGCTGCCGTTTCTGAATCGTTGGATTATGGAAGGAATCTCTACTGCCCGACTCGTTTAG